The proteins below come from a single Procambarus clarkii isolate CNS0578487 chromosome 54, FALCON_Pclarkii_2.0, whole genome shotgun sequence genomic window:
- the LOC138352527 gene encoding baculoviral IAP repeat-containing protein 8-like encodes MTGDDLQVLGVIPYAKPRYPGLATYKQRLETFDLSFTGCVKQTSHELAESGFFFCGLSDHMRCFFCGNGFRNWEPADDPWTLHAQWYPECTFVNIKKDAQFIKNARESSQLRTIKPIDEHLLTGLMEGLGFFPALIEHFGFPDVCVRPALRLYLKSTKDLLPFVTEARCIELMLWYMQESTKAEMGLRGIHHEDVEGRVEPANLEWQSAPSDMETVATANEMDVDVVGSMSGFMSTNLGLRAFPSPVETEAEETTIVANEMDVETGEEATDFDATSHVETVMNTSTPTSWAADILCKVCFNNALSVVLLPCRHMVTCSNCLVSMRNCPICRCTISHVLRPIIS; translated from the exons ATGACTGGAGATGATTTGCAGGTTCTGGGGGTAATTCCATACGCTAAACCTAGATATCCAGGCTTGGCAACATACAAACAGCGTTTGGAAACATTCGACCTCAGCTTTACTGGTTGTGTCAAGCAAACATCTCACGAATTGGCAGAATCAGGATTTTTCTTCTGTG GCCTAAGTGACCACATGCGCTGCTTTTTCTGTGGGAATGGTTTTCGTAATTGGGAACCCGCTGACGACCCTTGGACACTGCACGCGCAATGGTATCCTGAGTGCACCTTTGTCAACATTAAAAAGGATGCACAGTTCATTAAGAATGCTAGAGAATCTTCGCAGCTTCGAACTATAAAACCCATAGATGAACATCTTTTAACTGGTCTGATGGAAGGTTTGGGTTTTTTCCCAGCATTAATTGAACATTTTGGATTTCCTGATGTCTGTGTGAGACCTGCCTTAAGGCTATATCTCAAAAGCACCAAAGATTTATTACCGTTTGTTACAGAGGCCAGATGTATAGAATTAATGTTGTGGTATATGCAAGAGAGCACTAAAGCCGAAATGGGTTTAAGGGGAATTCATCATGAGGATGTGGAAGGTAGGGTAGAGCCTGCGAATCTGGAATGGCAATCCGCGCCCTCTGACATGGAAACAGTCGCCACAGCTAATGAAATGGATGTCGACGTTGTTGGATCAATGAGCGGGTTCATGAGCACTAATCTTGGTTTGCGGGCTTTCCCTTctcctgttgaaacagaggcagaAGAGACGACTATAGTCGCTAATGAAATGGatgttgaaactggcgaagaGGCCACAGACTTTGATGCGACATCCCATGTTGAAACTGTGATGAACACATCTACGCCAACGTCTTGGGCtgctgatattttgtgtaaggtgTGCTTTAACAATGCGTTGAGTGTCGTACTGCTGCCCTGCAGACATATGGTAACATGCAGTAATTGTCTTGTATCTATGAGAAACTGCCCCATTTGCAGATGCACCATTTCGCATGTCCTTCGACCGATTATTTCCTAA